CGTGCGCGGGCTCATCACGGTCGAGATATCGCCGTTGATAAACCCCTGCCGCGTGAGATCGGCGACCTTGATCATGTCGGCGATGGTCTTGGCATCGGTGTCGGGATTCTTGGCCGCGACGATCTCCTGCTCGGTCTCGGCGGGCAGGTAGTTGAGGCCGACGACGATGTTCCAGCGGTCCATCTGCCCCTGGTTGATCGCCTGCGTGCCGTGATAGAGCCCGCTGGTATCGCCCAGCCCCACCGTGTTGGCGGTCGCGAACAGGCGGAAATGGGGATCGGGCCGGATCACCCGATTCTGGTCGAGCAGGGTCAGCTTGCCTTGCTGCTCGAGCACGCGTTGGATCACGAACATCACGTCCGGGCGGCCGGCGTCGTATTCGTCGAACACCAGCGCAACCGGGTGCTGCAGCGCCCACGGCAGCAGCCCTTCGCGGAATTCGGTGACCTGCAGCCCATCGCGCAGCACGATCGCATCGCGGCCGACGAGGTCGATGCGGCTGATGTGCGCATCGAGGTTGATGCGGATGCACGGCCAATTGAGCCGCGCGGCGACCTGCTCGATGTGGGTCGACTTGCCGGTGCCGTGATAGCCCTGGATCATAACCCGCCGGTCGTGCGCAA
Above is a window of Tsuneonella mangrovi DNA encoding:
- the cobS gene encoding cobaltochelatase subunit CobS, which encodes MNDMTDALDTSHKTILPAPDTEVSVRETFGIDVDWTVPAFSKADQRVPDLDENYVFDPDTTLAILAGFAHDRRVMIQGYHGTGKSTHIEQVAARLNWPCIRINLDAHISRIDLVGRDAIVLRDGLQVTEFREGLLPWALQHPVALVFDEYDAGRPDVMFVIQRVLEQQGKLTLLDQNRVIRPDPHFRLFATANTVGLGDTSGLYHGTQAINQGQMDRWNIVVGLNYLPAETEQEIVAAKNPDTDAKTIADMIKVADLTRQGFINGDISTVMSPRTVITWAQNAAIFNDIGFAFRLSFLNKCDEAERVLVAEYYQRVFGVDLPESVVAKN